A window of Bacillus sp. DX3.1 genomic DNA:
TTCGTCTTCTAATTCAATAAGCTTGTCCCAATCGTCATTGTTTAACATTTCAAGCTGTGCTTCTAACAGCATACGGAAACGAGTACGGAACACTTTCGCTTGTTTCTTCAACTCTTCAATGTCAAATGCAACTTTTCTTGATTTTACTAATGCTTCGTTAATGATACGATCTGCATTTTTTTCTGCCTCACGGACAATTAATTTTGCCTCTTTTTGTGCATTACGCTTTACTTCTTCTGCTGCTTCTTGTGCAACAACGATAGATTTATTCAATGTGTCTTCAATGTTAGAAAAATGATCTAACTTGCCTTCTTGCTGCGCAACTTTTTCTTCTAATGCTTTCTTCTCACGAATGACTAATTCATAATCTTTGATGATTTGATCAAGAAACTCATTAACTTGATCTTCATCATAGCCACGGAATCCGCGACCAAATTCTTTGTTATGAATATCTAATGGTGTTAACGGCACAAACGCCACCTCCAAATAGTTATCTAAATTTTCCTTTTTAATTATATCTTTTCTTCGACAAAATAAGAGATTTTCCTTCTAAAAAACCAATCATTTTAGTATACCATACAAAACTCTCCATTTGTCGCGTTTCGTTTTTCCCTCTACAGAAAATAATTTACTTCGGCCATATCCTCTAACTGAAAAAACATCCCCTGGGAAACATTCATAGGCAGTTTGTTCTATGACTTTCCAATTCACTTTCACAAGACCGTTTTTAATAAGCGGCTGTACTTTTTGCCGGGATATATGAAACATTTCAGCTAGTAAGACATCTAATCGGAGTGACGAAACAGTTCCAGATTGTTCTATCCATTCCTCTGGCAAACGCAATACTTGCTCTACTTGTACCGAACTCAGTGATACCTTCGTTTTTCCTATTGATTGTAAATTCATTTCAATATATGAAACAACTTCTTTTGCAACTACAATTTGGGCACGATCTTCTTGAAGCCAAATATCACCGCATTTTTCTCTTGTTAAACCAAGAGACATAAATGCGCCTAATATTTGCCTGTGTTCAAGCGTATAAAACTTGGAAGGATAGTCAATTTCTAATACTTCTATTTGAAATTCTTCTTCATCTAACTCAAGATAATTAGGATAAATAAGAGCTCTTTTTCTTTCCGCTTTTGGCGCAGCACCATAAAACTGCAAAGCAGCATCCCCCTGATTTCCAATCACCATAGTAGCAATTTGCTGCTGACGTGGATCAAGAAAATCAGTTAATTTTACTTGATGATACTCCTCAGCTGCTTGTTTCCATTCTAACACTTTATCAACAAAGACCTCTTCATCGGGTCTAAAATGCTCATAGATGCTCATTGGTTCAACCTCTTACTACAGGAAATACTGAAATAGGCTTACTAAACCACTTCTAGCTAATCGCAATACAATAATTGCAACGATTGGAGAAATATCCATTACACCAAATGGCGGGATAAACCTCCGGAATGGCTCTAAATATGGCTCGCAAATACGTGCAAGGAAATCACCAAATTTTGATTCTCTTGCTCCTGGAAACCAAGAGAGAAGAATATAGATAATAAGCGCGTAGGAGTAAAATTGTATTAAATAGAGCAATACTTGTAAAATCATTGTCATGGCGTATTACCACCTCTTTATATTTGTATCTTCCTCTTCACCGAACAACTCAGAAATCGCTCCAACAATATCCACAGTTTCAGGTGTACATATAAATGTTTTCGGCCCTAATTTTTGAATATCCCCGCCTATAGCGTATACAGTACCACTTAAAAAGTCAATGATGCGCAGCGCTTGATCTGTTGACATTCTTTGCAAATTAATAACAACAGCTCGTCTTCCCTTTAAATGATCCGCAATACCTTGCGCCTCTGAATATGTGCGCGGCTCTAACAAAACAACTTTAGAGGATTGCTTTGCCGTTTCAATGCTCACGATATTTTGCTTTGGCTGCACTTTTGTCAGTGGAATATCCTGCTGCTGAGGATCCTGTTGCTTTTTCATTTCTTCTTGCTCCTTTTCATAAGCTTCTCGCTCTTCCGGTGTGTCAAAAAAAAAGTATTTTACTTTTGACCAACTCATAATAATATTCTCCTTCCTTCTACGCTTTTCCTACTAAAATCGTTCCCAAACGAATATATGTAGCACCCTCTTCAATTGCAATCGTATAGTCATTTGACATCCCCATTGATAACTCTTTACACGGAGCGTATGACAATTGTAGTTCTTGCACTTGTTTTTGTAACCTGCGCAATGTTTGAAAACAACGACGAATCTCTTCATCTTCATCTGAAAATGGTGCCATCGTCATCAATCCAACAACTTCAATCTTATCAAACTCTTGCAACGCACGAATAAACGCAATCGTTTCCTCTACCAGTAATCCTTGCTTTGATTCTTCAGAAGACGTTTTAACTTGCACAAAACATCGAACTGTTTTTGTAGCACGTTTTTGGATTTCTTTTGCAAGTGAAAGGCGATCTAATGAATGCAAATAATCAATTTCATTTATGACTTCCTTTACTTTTCTCGTTTGTAATGAACCAATGAAATGCCAATTTACGTTTGAACCAAAATGTTCATATTTTGGTATAAAACCTTCATTACGATTCTCACCTAAATCAGTAAGTCCAGCCTCTATTACTTCGTTTGTTTTTTCGATTCCTACTGTTTTCGTTACAGCAACGAGCTTAATCTCTTTTAGCGAACGATTTGCTCGTTCGCATGCTTTTTTAATCTCTTCTTGTACAATTGCTAAACTCTCTTGTACTGCCACTGTTTTCAATCCTCCTTAAAGCCTATGAAACTCAACATTCTTCCCGTTTTTCCTTGATCACGGCGATGCGAGAAAAACAATTGTTCTTCACAGCTTGTACAAAGAGACGACATCACAATATGTTCTTCTCTTACGCCAGCTTGTATACATAATAAGCGATTGATTTCTTTTAAATCAATTGCATATTGTCCGTCTGAAATCACTTTATATGGAACAGGTCCATTTAGTGCTCGTTTTGCTGCTGATAACACACGATCATCAACAACATAACAGCACGACCCAATAGCTGGTCCAATTGCAACATGAATCTCATGAATTGGTACTCCTTCTTCCTTCCACTTTTGAATCATTTCTCCCGCAATTTCTTTGACAGTTCCTTTCCATCCAGCGTGTGCAAGGCCTATCATTCCATGTGAGGGTGCGTAGAAATAAAGTGGAACACAATCAGCATAACAAGATGTTAAACACACATCTTTATCAGTCGTATAAATACCATCCGTATTTGGAATACCATCTTCATATAAGAAGATTCCTCGCCCTTTTTCTTGCTGTCCAACTTTTTCAACGTAATGATCATGAACTTGTTCTGAACAAATCCAACTTTCTAATGGTTTCTGTAACTTGTCTGCTAAAATACGTCTATTTTCATGAACATTCGCCATGTTATCATTTACATGTAATCCCAAGTTCATCGCATGAAAAGCACCTGTACTTATCCCGCCTTCTTTTGTCGTAAATCCAGCAGTAATGTTTCCAAGCTCTTTCCATGCTTGTAAATTCAATATACCGTCCTCATATATAAATGGTTCTCTCATAAAGCGGCTCCTTATAATAAAATAACATAAAAAGTATGGTACTTCCTGTCTATTTTACCATACTTTTATTTTTCCATAATGGCAACATTAAAAAAAGAAGAATTTGTAATATTTTTTAAGAAATTGTCGGTGTTTGTATTGGTTCTGTTACAGAATTGACATGATCTGCACGAACTAAGATAACATCTTCGCCAATTTTTAAAATTTGTTTCCATGGAATGACAAATTCCGCTTCTTTTCCAAATATACCTAACATACGAGCTTGCTTTGAAATGATGATCGCTTGTATTCTCCCTGTTTGCATATCAATATCAATATCACCAATATTCCCAAGTTTTTTTCCATCCGATACATTCACAACATCCTTCATTTGAAACTCTGAAATCCGTATCATTGCCATTCCCTCCTTTAAAGCCATTATATGAACACCCCATCTTCTCTATGAACGGAATGTGATTTGTTCATTATAAAAGATCTCATCATGAATGATGAGATCTTATCCTTGAATTGTTTTATTCATTTGTTTAATTGCTGATTTTTCAAGACGGGATACTTGCGCTTGAGAAATGCCGATTTCCTCAGCAACTTCCATTTGTGTCTTTCCTTGAAAGAACCGTTTACGAATAATCATTTTTTCTCGTTCATTTAATCGCTTCATTCCCTCTTTCAACGCCAATTCTTCCACCCATTGCTCGTCCCTTTGTTTATCATCGCTTAACTGATCCATCACAAAAATAGGATCTCCCCCATCATTATAAATAGGTTCAAATAACGAAACTGGGTCTTGAATGGCATCAAGAGCAAACACAATTTCTTCATGTGTAACTTCAAGCACTTTTGCAATATCCATTGCCGTTGGTTCCTTCGAATTTTCAGCGATAAGCTTTTCTCGTACTTGCAATGCTTTATACGCAATATCTCGCAAAGAACGAGAGACGCGAATTGGATTGTTATCACGCAAATATCTTCGAATTTCTCCAATAATCATCGGCACAGCATATGTTGAAAATTTGACATTTTGGCTTAAGTCAAAGTTATCAATGGATTTCATAAGTCCAATGCAGCCAACTTGAAATAAATCATCAACAAACTCCCCTCTGTTGTTAAATCTTTGGATGACGCTCAGTACAAGACGTAAGTTTCCATTTACTAATTTCTCTCTTGCGCTTATCTCTCCACTTTGCATTTCTCGAAATAATTTACGCATCTCTTCGTTTTTTAGTACTGGAAGTTTAGCTGTATCAACACCGCAAATTTCTACTTTGTTTCTCGTCAAAGTGTTCCCTCCTATCGGGAGTTGCTGTACAGTGTAAAGTATCTCCTTTGGAGGGAATTTTATGCATACGGCTTTTCTACTCTGCAAACAAACACATCTATGCACACTTTGTAAAAAAAATACAACAAAACCAATCGGTATTCCGATTGGTTTCATTCACCCTCATTACAAAAATACGATTTCTAAAAGACTCACTTTCTCCATTATTACCAGACGGATATCCCTAAAAACAGTCACATACTACATGTATATTTTATTACGCATTCGTGCAGATCATACTAACCAATGGAATACTTACTTTATCCCGCTATTTGCGGGCAGTAATACCCCCACCTCACAGTTCAGCAAAAAGCAAAGAAGTTAGGTGGGGAGATAAACTGCCCGTAAAAGCCCGATTCGTGAGGGCTAATGATCAGTGGAGGATGAAAGTTTCACTTTATACCATTTTATTAAAT
This region includes:
- a CDS encoding YggT family protein; protein product: MTMILQVLLYLIQFYSYALIIYILLSWFPGARESKFGDFLARICEPYLEPFRRFIPPFGVMDISPIVAIIVLRLARSGLVSLFQYFL
- a CDS encoding YlmC/YmxH family sporulation protein is translated as MIRISEFQMKDVVNVSDGKKLGNIGDIDIDMQTGRIQAIIISKQARMLGIFGKEAEFVIPWKQILKIGEDVILVRADHVNSVTEPIQTPTIS
- a CDS encoding cell division protein SepF is translated as MSWSKVKYFFFDTPEEREAYEKEQEEMKKQQDPQQQDIPLTKVQPKQNIVSIETAKQSSKVVLLEPRTYSEAQGIADHLKGRRAVVINLQRMSTDQALRIIDFLSGTVYAIGGDIQKLGPKTFICTPETVDIVGAISELFGEEEDTNIKRW
- a CDS encoding YggS family pyridoxal phosphate-dependent enzyme, with amino-acid sequence MAVQESLAIVQEEIKKACERANRSLKEIKLVAVTKTVGIEKTNEVIEAGLTDLGENRNEGFIPKYEHFGSNVNWHFIGSLQTRKVKEVINEIDYLHSLDRLSLAKEIQKRATKTVRCFVQVKTSSEESKQGLLVEETIAFIRALQEFDKIEVVGLMTMAPFSDEDEEIRRCFQTLRRLQKQVQELQLSYAPCKELSMGMSNDYTIAIEEGATYIRLGTILVGKA
- the pgeF gene encoding peptidoglycan editing factor PgeF yields the protein MREPFIYEDGILNLQAWKELGNITAGFTTKEGGISTGAFHAMNLGLHVNDNMANVHENRRILADKLQKPLESWICSEQVHDHYVEKVGQQEKGRGIFLYEDGIPNTDGIYTTDKDVCLTSCYADCVPLYFYAPSHGMIGLAHAGWKGTVKEIAGEMIQKWKEEGVPIHEIHVAIGPAIGSCCYVVDDRVLSAAKRALNGPVPYKVISDGQYAIDLKEINRLLCIQAGVREEHIVMSSLCTSCEEQLFFSHRRDQGKTGRMLSFIGFKED
- the sigG gene encoding RNA polymerase sporulation sigma factor SigG, producing MTRNKVEICGVDTAKLPVLKNEEMRKLFREMQSGEISAREKLVNGNLRLVLSVIQRFNNRGEFVDDLFQVGCIGLMKSIDNFDLSQNVKFSTYAVPMIIGEIRRYLRDNNPIRVSRSLRDIAYKALQVREKLIAENSKEPTAMDIAKVLEVTHEEIVFALDAIQDPVSLFEPIYNDGGDPIFVMDQLSDDKQRDEQWVEELALKEGMKRLNEREKMIIRKRFFQGKTQMEVAEEIGISQAQVSRLEKSAIKQMNKTIQG
- a CDS encoding RNA-binding protein; translated protein: MSIYEHFRPDEEVFVDKVLEWKQAAEEYHQVKLTDFLDPRQQQIATMVIGNQGDAALQFYGAAPKAERKRALIYPNYLELDEEEFQIEVLEIDYPSKFYTLEHRQILGAFMSLGLTREKCGDIWLQEDRAQIVVAKEVVSYIEMNLQSIGKTKVSLSSVQVEQVLRLPEEWIEQSGTVSSLRLDVLLAEMFHISRQKVQPLIKNGLVKVNWKVIEQTAYECFPGDVFSVRGYGRSKLFSVEGKTKRDKWRVLYGILK
- the divIVA gene encoding septum site-determining protein DivIVA, whose product is MPLTPLDIHNKEFGRGFRGYDEDQVNEFLDQIIKDYELVIREKKALEEKVAQQEGKLDHFSNIEDTLNKSIVVAQEAAEEVKRNAQKEAKLIVREAEKNADRIINEALVKSRKVAFDIEELKKQAKVFRTRFRMLLEAQLEMLNNDDWDKLIELEDEVDELLKKEETV